AACGAATCCAGCAAACGTAGATTTGAACAAACAACACTTGCTGAAACACAAAGTTCAATCAGAAAGGCTGGCTACATAATTGCATAACAACTGTGGTAAGTCTATCAAAGCTTCTTACAATCCAGAAGTACCTTAATGATTTGGGCGTTGCACCTTCTGATCAACAATCGTATATTAGAATTACTGTAGCTAATAATTAACCAATACATGAAATTGACAGCTTACTAGTTATTGCAATAGTTGACAGTTTCTAGCAAAAAAGAACAAGCATAGGTTTCTTTACGAATGAAAAATATCAGCACAAGTTTGTTTAGGGATTGTCATCCACACCTAGCATGTGAAATCAAGAACAGGAAGCGCAAGCAAAAGCCAACTCCTAATATAAATCATACAAAATGCTATTCACCTTATAATTTGAGACTTGGAGGATATACTGCCGCTCCTTGGAGTCCATCATAACAAGCTTTGTTTGCCAATCCGCCACTTGGTCCACTTGTTGCTTCTCCAAATCATTTTTAAATTTCTCCAGCATCCTAGAAACAACAAGTACTTATCATGTTTGACACAGAAAACTAGGTGACAATGATTAGTAACTAGTGACAGTGAGCACTCCAACTATGAAATGAACAGGTTTCCACTCACTTCTTCAGCTCAGTAAGCTTGTTTATGGCCTTCCGCGTGTAATCAAGTAGTGCCTTTGACTCCTTATGCACTTTGTCCCTCTTCTCCTCCACCTCTGGTCGCCTCAAAGACAAGTCTGCACTTGCCACCACAAAGCTGCATGACAAATATTTTAGAAAATAGTCAAAAAAATGCCAAACAAAAAAGAATGACATAACAGTTCCTATACCACCCAAAGACCAAAACGTCACTGGCTTCCTCAGAGTTTATGACAAAGCAGCTAAATCAGATACAATACATACATTCAGAGAAATTTCTTGTAAGGGCATAGTTTTACATGTTTGCCAATTTATATTTTTGCTTTGACCTTTGAGTTCCATGAAGTCATGTTAGTTTAGTCTCAATTTAGTGTGGATCCAAACCAAACATAAATGCAAAAATAGCAGAGTGCCTCCAGTCAAGCATCGGTTTTGTTCATTTCTGTGGATCAGAAGCTGGAGGGCATTAAAGGTTGAGGAGAGATGTGGCTTCTTGTAACAAATGTTGGCAGTTTGTCATGGTTGTAAGGCAGCCCTTTATTTGGTTTTGTTCTGGATTCGAAATGATTGGCTTAAAGCCAGCGCGTAATCTGAATTGTTGTCCTTTCATCTCTATGAAAGACGAGGCATGGCCCTAAAACTCTAAAAAAAAATTGGAAGATTCATCGTTCATGCAATGGCAGTAATAAAATTCCAAACACTAAACATATGTACCCGTCCGAAGTACAGATCTCTCAATCATTGCGTCTTCAGAGAAAATAAGAGCTATGTCGTTTGGATAATGCGATACTCGCGGAACCTTAGAGCAACGAGTCACCTGCTCATCTCGGTGTCACGGATGGCGAGGAGGTTAGCGACTGCAGCGACGGCTCGTGCCGCCGCGACTGCAGGTGGGGGGAGCGCGTCCCTCGCGAGCCCCGCCCGCTCGAGAGCCTCCCGCAACCGCGCCGCCTCGGCGCGGTACTCGGCCGCCTGCGCACGCAGCCCCGCAGCCGCGATTCCGGCGGCGTGGGACCGCGCTTGCGACGCAGAGGCCAGCGCGCGGAGGTAAGCCACCCCGCGCGCTGTGGGGTCGGGCCCCAGCGACAGCTCCGCCGCcgcacctccgccgccgcctcgccctaCCGCCCCGCCCGCGACTCCCGCCTCCGCGGCGAGGGAGGCCAGCCACGCATTTACCTcggcgacggcggaggaggaggaggcggacgaGAGTGCCGAGGTGGTGGGGTCGAGGTGCTCGGCGGCGTGATCCATAGGAGCGAGCGGGTGGATCAGTGGGTGGCCGGCGACACGGAGGAGAGGAAATCAGAGGTTGGTGTTTAAATTTGTGGAGATTTATTTCCCCGGAAATGGAAGGAGTGGACTGTGAAGTAGGCTCATGTTGTCTGTTGGGCCTAGCCAATTCTTGGCTGGAATTAACTCTGGGCTTGCTCTGGGCCTCTGTCAAACAAATGCACACTTTTAATTTCTAAAAACAGTTTCTCCTCTCAAAACAACAAAACACCAGTCACTATGGTTAACCCATGCAAGCTCAATCCATGTGCTTTGGAATGATTTGGTatggaatttagtttaaattTCACGCCAAACCAGGAGCCTGATAGCCTGTCACCCATACAGGTTCGTGGCGAACATTGTGGTTCTAAAGGCCTCGTCTCCCAAGTTGCCTGTGCACTCAGACGTTCGTGAGACTATGAAACTCAGAGATAGCAACAACATAGAGTGAGAGGTGGTGCGTATGCGCGGTGTGTTCACGAGACAGGCAAGGGGCGCCTTTGTTAGTGGAGAAGGTGCAACGGGTGCGAGACATTAGGCCAGTTTCAATAGAGTTTTATCAGAGTTTCATGGGCATTAAATAGGCTGATATGGCACCGTATTGATAAAGAGAGAGATGATAAGAGTTTCATGgaagtagagagagtttcatggggatgaaactcttatATACTATTTCCAAAATATGGATACATGGGTAACAAGGCCATGAAAttcccattgagactggccttactGGAATGAATAATCAAAGAGTAATTAGGTATTACTTCCTTTAATTAGCAGACATTACCCTATGGGGTGTTCGAGTGCAGCCGCAACGGCTACAGCTACAGCAACACGTGAGAGGAGAAAAGACCGCTATAGCTTTTTCTCCTCTCACATTTTATTGTAGCTACAGCCGCTCAAATTTTAATGGTTATCATGCATTACTCCCCACAAGAAAGCTAATGACTCCATTAATGGAATAATCACCGATTAATCAAGCATTGCTTCCAATTAaaagccctgttcgcttggcttataaaccatatttttttcagtcaacgaacaatatttttctctcacaataaatcagtcaacagtacttttaacCATGGCTTATCAGAAGCGAACATGACAATTGCTTCGTTTGACAGATAGTAGCTGTCCTGTATATTACTCCCGCAAGAATGGTTGGTAAGTAATAACTCCATCAATCCATCGATTATTTTGACTGACAAAACCTACCCACCCTGCAGTCATCGTGCACATTCTCACCCCTCAACACTTCACAATAGGTGCACACCGTAGTGACATGAAATAATCATGTACCCTGTTAATTAA
This DNA window, taken from Miscanthus floridulus cultivar M001 chromosome 13, ASM1932011v1, whole genome shotgun sequence, encodes the following:
- the LOC136501646 gene encoding AUGMIN subunit 1-like translates to MDHAAEHLDPTTSALSSASSSSAVAEVNAWLASLAAEAGVAGGAVGRGGGGGAAAELSLGPDPTARGVAYLRALASASQARSHAAGIAAAGLRAQAAEYRAEAARLREALERAGLARDALPPPAVAAARAVAAVANLLAIRDTEMSSFVVASADLSLRRPEVEEKRDKVHKESKALLDYTRKAINKLTELKKMLEKFKNDLEKQQVDQVADWQTKLVMMDSKERQYILQVSNYKAMLNRVGYTPEINHGVLMEMAEHKKDLERKTKPIADTLRSYQDLPPDKALAALAIEDKKRQYAAAEKYLEDVLQSALTTTGL